One segment of Arvicanthis niloticus isolate mArvNil1 chromosome 5, mArvNil1.pat.X, whole genome shotgun sequence DNA contains the following:
- the Smap2 gene encoding stromal membrane-associated protein 2 isoform X2, translating to MDAGPLMAERQVLPQRKALEMSQIHVWPIQQWPRWASWNIGVFICIRCAGIHRNLGVHISRVKSVNLDQWTQEQIQCMQEMGNGKANRLYEAYLPETFRRPQIDPAVEGFIRDKYEKKKYMDRSLDINVLRKEKDDKWKRGSEPAPEKKMEPVVFEKVKMPQKKEDAQLPRKSSPKSAAPVMDLLGLDAPVACSIANSKTSNALEKDLDLLASVPSPSSVSRKAVGSMPTAGSAGSVPENLNLFPEPGSKSEETGKKQLSKDSILSLYGSQTPQMPAQAMFMAPAQMAYPTAYPSFPGVTPPNSIMGSMMPPPVGMVAQPGASGMVTPMAMPAGYMGGMQASMMGVPNGMMTTQQAGYMASMAAMPQTVYGVQPAQQLQWNLTQMTQQMAGMNFYGANGMMNYGQSMGGGNGQAANQTLSPQMWK from the exons GGCCGAGATGGGCCTCCTGGAACATCGGTGTGTTTATCTGCATTCGGTGTGCTGGAATCCACAGGAATCTGGGAGTGCATATATCCAGGGTAAAATCAGTGAACCTCGACCAGTGGACTCAAGAACAGATTCAG TGCATGCAAGAGATGGGGAATGGAAAAGCGAACCGACTCTATGAAGCCTACCTTCCTGAGACCTTTCGGCGACCTCAGATAGACCC AGCTGTTGAAGGATTTATCCGAGATAAATATGAGAAGAAGAAGTATATGGACCGAAGTCTAGACATCAATGTCCTTAGG AAAGAGAAGGACGATAAGTGGAAACGAGGGAGTGAGCCCGCtccagagaaaaaaatggaacctgttgtttttgagaaagtAAAAATG CCACAGAAAAAAGAAGACGCACAGCTACCTCGGAAAAGCTCCCCAAAATCTGCAGCCCCTGTCATGGACTTGTTGGGCCTTG ATGCTCCTGTGGCCTGCTCAATCGCAAACAGTAAGACCAGCAATGCCCTAGAAAAGGATCTAGATCTTTTGGCCTCTGTTCCatccccttcttcagtttccagAAAG GCTGTAGGTTCCATGCCAACTGCAGGGAGCGCTGGTTCTGTCCCTGAAAACCTGAACCTATTTCCAGAGCCAGGGAGCAAGTCAGAAGAAACAGGCAAGAAACAGCTCTCCAAGGACTCCATCCTGTCACTGTATGGATCGCAGACACCTCAAATGCCTGCCCAAG cAATGTTCATGGCTCCTGCTCAAATGGCATATCCCACAGCTTACCCCAGTTTCCCTGGGGTTACACCACCTAATAGCATCATGGGGAGCATGATGCCCCCACCAGTAGGCATGGTAGCTCAACCAGGAGCCTCTGGAATGGTTACCCCCATGGCCATGCCTGCAGGCTACATGGGGGGCATGCAGGCTTCCATGATGGGTGTGCCGAACGGGATGATGACCACTCAGCAGGCCGGCTACATGGCAAGCATGGCAGCTATGCCCCAGACTGTGTATGGGGTTCAGCCAGCTCAGCAACTGCAATGGAACCTTACTCAG ATGACCCAGCAGATGGCTGGGATGAACTTCTATGGAGCCAACGGCATGATGAACTATGGACAGTCAATGGGCGGAGGAAATGGCCAGGCAGCCAATCAGACTCTCAGTCCTCAGATgtggaaataa
- the Smap2 gene encoding stromal membrane-associated protein 2 isoform X1 codes for MTGKSVKDVDRYQAVLANLLLEEDNKFCADCQSKGPRWASWNIGVFICIRCAGIHRNLGVHISRVKSVNLDQWTQEQIQCMQEMGNGKANRLYEAYLPETFRRPQIDPAVEGFIRDKYEKKKYMDRSLDINVLRKEKDDKWKRGSEPAPEKKMEPVVFEKVKMPQKKEDAQLPRKSSPKSAAPVMDLLGLDAPVACSIANSKTSNALEKDLDLLASVPSPSSVSRKAVGSMPTAGSAGSVPENLNLFPEPGSKSEETGKKQLSKDSILSLYGSQTPQMPAQAMFMAPAQMAYPTAYPSFPGVTPPNSIMGSMMPPPVGMVAQPGASGMVTPMAMPAGYMGGMQASMMGVPNGMMTTQQAGYMASMAAMPQTVYGVQPAQQLQWNLTQMTQQMAGMNFYGANGMMNYGQSMGGGNGQAANQTLSPQMWK; via the exons GGCCGAGATGGGCCTCCTGGAACATCGGTGTGTTTATCTGCATTCGGTGTGCTGGAATCCACAGGAATCTGGGAGTGCATATATCCAGGGTAAAATCAGTGAACCTCGACCAGTGGACTCAAGAACAGATTCAG TGCATGCAAGAGATGGGGAATGGAAAAGCGAACCGACTCTATGAAGCCTACCTTCCTGAGACCTTTCGGCGACCTCAGATAGACCC AGCTGTTGAAGGATTTATCCGAGATAAATATGAGAAGAAGAAGTATATGGACCGAAGTCTAGACATCAATGTCCTTAGG AAAGAGAAGGACGATAAGTGGAAACGAGGGAGTGAGCCCGCtccagagaaaaaaatggaacctgttgtttttgagaaagtAAAAATG CCACAGAAAAAAGAAGACGCACAGCTACCTCGGAAAAGCTCCCCAAAATCTGCAGCCCCTGTCATGGACTTGTTGGGCCTTG ATGCTCCTGTGGCCTGCTCAATCGCAAACAGTAAGACCAGCAATGCCCTAGAAAAGGATCTAGATCTTTTGGCCTCTGTTCCatccccttcttcagtttccagAAAG GCTGTAGGTTCCATGCCAACTGCAGGGAGCGCTGGTTCTGTCCCTGAAAACCTGAACCTATTTCCAGAGCCAGGGAGCAAGTCAGAAGAAACAGGCAAGAAACAGCTCTCCAAGGACTCCATCCTGTCACTGTATGGATCGCAGACACCTCAAATGCCTGCCCAAG cAATGTTCATGGCTCCTGCTCAAATGGCATATCCCACAGCTTACCCCAGTTTCCCTGGGGTTACACCACCTAATAGCATCATGGGGAGCATGATGCCCCCACCAGTAGGCATGGTAGCTCAACCAGGAGCCTCTGGAATGGTTACCCCCATGGCCATGCCTGCAGGCTACATGGGGGGCATGCAGGCTTCCATGATGGGTGTGCCGAACGGGATGATGACCACTCAGCAGGCCGGCTACATGGCAAGCATGGCAGCTATGCCCCAGACTGTGTATGGGGTTCAGCCAGCTCAGCAACTGCAATGGAACCTTACTCAG ATGACCCAGCAGATGGCTGGGATGAACTTCTATGGAGCCAACGGCATGATGAACTATGGACAGTCAATGGGCGGAGGAAATGGCCAGGCAGCCAATCAGACTCTCAGTCCTCAGATgtggaaataa